A genome region from Myroides fluvii includes the following:
- a CDS encoding AAA family ATPase, producing the protein MKLINTFGLKNYRVFDNSKGFMEEFTSINLLTGSNNSGKSSIVKALQMLKNSIKESKYPFSLDLKKQEHLLGDFDNLLFDKENRSIEIILPYTFFGLTNFSISLLFEAQSEKKGSYNAVLREFQVVDKKDNKILYSFVYRKATEEEEIDYKIDFEKRRAEEEEELRSGKRKIRWGIPPRYSPLVGYIEWSINLDKIRENISSLKEVYNNYLEDKVSWRGQSLEELDKITRDHGLVASLFINCFKEDLSTEEWDAFLTKLSKEETQITGKAPIEEDDFISEEDFIEPPKIEDLLYYQAKEILSKNLQWEALKENKDNYRIIEDYFMNSWENLVQRISAINYISAIKEENVRSYNASSNSPFVDLLKRFEVVDMNSDFVKKYLEAFEIGREIQIEINPKYQSILVSITTLDDVKRDLVDFGYGIKQLILIIMQISVLAHENTRNEYGYDDEYYIRYAPSLLIIEEPESNLHPKWQSLLADMFTEASNKFNIQIIIETHSEYLIRKFQTLVAEKKLKQQDVKILYLRGINQTIQGKKQIENVLFGDDGSIDFKIFDGGFFDENYKLELSLLNIQRDSFLTELKKFKQSLVQNKDTIDKLQTKIDEFVKEKDITVYRQSVLSRFDISKLSGVSVDYLISGQFLLGTNNGSVDYSPVIIQYGRVIENELKQIFQQIKSNATWLFGKMQASMEKKLLGSTLIKDCCNNKELNLLGTILQTEFKNTTSLKVNLLDNLRNDRNSAAHPGQTKTKQEALDYIQKANDFLDSWILEKK; encoded by the coding sequence ATGAAATTAATAAATACTTTCGGATTAAAGAATTACCGCGTTTTTGATAATAGTAAAGGATTTATGGAAGAATTTACATCCATAAATCTGTTAACAGGATCTAATAATTCTGGTAAAAGTTCTATTGTCAAAGCACTTCAGATGTTGAAAAACAGTATAAAAGAATCAAAATATCCATTTAGTCTAGATCTTAAAAAGCAAGAACATTTGTTAGGAGATTTTGATAATCTTCTGTTTGATAAAGAGAATAGGAGTATCGAAATAATTCTTCCCTATACTTTTTTTGGATTAACGAATTTTAGTATCTCCCTTTTATTTGAAGCTCAAAGTGAAAAGAAAGGGAGTTATAATGCTGTATTAAGAGAGTTTCAAGTAGTTGATAAAAAAGATAACAAAATCTTGTATTCATTTGTATATAGAAAAGCAACAGAAGAAGAAGAAATTGATTATAAGATAGATTTTGAAAAAAGACGTGCTGAGGAAGAAGAAGAATTAAGAAGTGGAAAAAGAAAAATACGATGGGGTATACCTCCTAGATATAGCCCTCTAGTGGGGTATATAGAGTGGTCAATTAATTTAGATAAGATTAGAGAAAATATATCGTCTTTAAAAGAGGTATACAATAATTATTTGGAGGATAAAGTAAGTTGGAGGGGGCAGAGCTTAGAAGAACTAGATAAGATAACGAGAGATCATGGTCTTGTAGCCTCTTTATTTATTAATTGTTTTAAAGAGGATCTTTCTACTGAAGAGTGGGATGCTTTTCTTACAAAATTAAGTAAAGAAGAGACACAGATAACAGGAAAAGCCCCTATTGAAGAAGATGACTTTATAAGTGAAGAAGATTTTATTGAACCACCAAAAATAGAAGATCTTTTGTATTATCAAGCAAAAGAAATTTTAAGTAAAAACCTCCAATGGGAGGCCTTAAAAGAAAATAAAGACAATTATCGTATTATAGAAGATTATTTTATGAATAGCTGGGAAAATCTAGTTCAAAGGATTTCAGCTATAAATTATATATCTGCTATAAAAGAAGAAAATGTAAGGAGTTATAATGCTTCTTCTAATTCACCTTTTGTTGATTTGTTAAAGCGTTTTGAGGTTGTTGATATGAACAGTGATTTTGTAAAGAAGTACCTTGAAGCTTTTGAAATAGGGAGGGAGATTCAAATTGAGATTAATCCTAAGTATCAATCCATCTTAGTTTCAATTACAACATTAGATGATGTGAAACGTGATTTAGTTGATTTTGGATATGGAATAAAACAGCTTATTTTAATTATAATGCAAATTAGTGTTTTAGCTCATGAAAATACTAGAAATGAATATGGATATGATGACGAGTATTATATTCGTTATGCTCCAAGTCTACTTATTATTGAAGAGCCAGAATCTAATTTGCATCCTAAATGGCAATCTTTATTAGCAGATATGTTCACAGAGGCTAGTAATAAATTTAATATCCAAATAATTATTGAAACGCATAGTGAATACTTAATAAGAAAATTTCAAACATTAGTAGCTGAGAAAAAATTAAAACAGCAGGATGTAAAAATACTTTATCTAAGAGGGATAAATCAAACCATTCAAGGGAAAAAACAAATTGAAAATGTGCTCTTTGGTGATGATGGGAGTATAGATTTTAAGATATTTGATGGTGGTTTTTTTGACGAAAATTACAAACTTGAACTAAGTTTATTAAATATTCAAAGAGATAGTTTCTTAACTGAACTTAAAAAATTTAAGCAGAGTCTTGTACAAAATAAAGATACTATAGATAAGTTACAAACAAAGATTGATGAATTTGTAAAAGAAAAAGATATTACAGTCTATAGACAATCAGTTCTAAGTCGATTCGATATATCAAAACTATCAGGAGTGAGTGTTGATTATTTAATTTCAGGTCAGTTCCTACTTGGTACTAATAATGGTTCTGTAGACTACTCTCCAGTTATCATTCAATATGGAAGAGTTATTGAAAATGAACTAAAACAGATCTTCCAACAAATCAAATCTAACGCTACTTGGTTGTTTGGAAAAATGCAAGCATCAATGGAGAAAAAGTTATTAGGATCTACATTGATTAAAGATTGTTGTAATAATAAAGAATTGAATTTATTAGGTACCATTTTACAAACAGAATTTAAGAATACAACTAGTTTAAAAGTTAATCTACTTGATAATTTACGTAATGATAGGAATTCGGCAGCTCATCCAGGGCAAACTAAAACAAAACAAGAGGCTTTAGATTACATTCAAAAGGCTAATGATTTTTTAGATAGTTGGATTTTAGAAAAGAAATAA
- a CDS encoding PD-(D/E)XK nuclease family protein: MYNNLYKLFKRDDSQEKKNKTLLEDFNTESFVGLLKGNEDLKTAFLYTFLKLSNDKYSINTQISKNISNTHQEYSDCRIDIVLEGKDNIVFIECKVNSQEGYKQLERYQVALETHYPNKTKTLLYITKNYDPKNILNYNFKQYRWYEIADFLIHYTTRNYYINEYILFLKEQKMTQDTKLLLENINALKVLQKTVEIGLTYIENSKQDFETRFGKTKGNSNQNWGEIKRSNRFCNLTENILKGDGYSEMLYSIEFETVELSTHLFIERNHSLYKQFINIEYPKELTLIEIDTGASLYIKDQLDSYLEKDDSITLIKEWYLKSFDLFKNYLDKSNISILNELDNKS; this comes from the coding sequence ATGTACAATAATCTATATAAGCTTTTCAAACGAGATGATTCTCAAGAAAAGAAGAACAAAACATTACTTGAAGATTTTAACACAGAATCCTTTGTTGGATTACTAAAAGGAAACGAAGATTTAAAAACTGCCTTCCTCTATACCTTTTTAAAGCTTTCAAATGACAAGTATAGTATAAACACTCAAATAAGTAAAAATATTAGCAATACACATCAAGAATATTCTGATTGTAGAATTGATATAGTATTAGAAGGTAAAGACAATATTGTTTTTATTGAATGCAAAGTAAATTCACAAGAAGGATATAAACAACTTGAGAGATATCAAGTAGCCTTAGAAACACATTATCCAAATAAAACTAAGACATTACTTTATATCACTAAAAACTATGACCCTAAGAACATCCTTAATTACAATTTCAAACAATATAGATGGTATGAGATTGCAGATTTTTTAATTCATTATACAACACGTAATTATTACATAAATGAGTATATATTATTTCTAAAAGAACAGAAAATGACACAAGACACAAAACTATTACTCGAAAATATTAATGCTCTAAAGGTTTTACAAAAAACAGTAGAGATTGGTTTAACATATATTGAAAACTCTAAACAAGATTTTGAAACAAGATTTGGTAAGACAAAAGGAAATAGTAATCAAAATTGGGGAGAAATTAAACGGTCTAATCGTTTTTGTAATCTAACAGAGAACATACTAAAAGGTGATGGTTATTCAGAAATGCTGTATTCTATCGAATTTGAAACAGTTGAATTGAGTACACATTTATTTATTGAAAGAAATCATAGTTTATACAAGCAATTTATAAACATAGAGTATCCAAAAGAACTCACACTAATAGAAATAGATACAGGAGCTTCACTATATATAAAAGACCAATTAGATAGTTACTTAGAAAAAGATGATAGTATTACATTGATTAAAGAATGGTATCTAAAATCATTTGATTTGTTTAAAAACTACTTAGACAAGAGTAACATAAGTATACTAAACGAACTTGACAATAAATCCTAG